In Salvelinus fontinalis isolate EN_2023a chromosome 25, ASM2944872v1, whole genome shotgun sequence, one genomic interval encodes:
- the LOC129822779 gene encoding atypical chemokine receptor 4-like, which produces MEDEDYDYDNSSSNDSDYYDDYHSVCDKAEVRSFGRLFLPVVYALALVVGVAGNALVVVVYTSPRRLRTLTDVCILNLAVADLLLLLTLPFWAADAVHGWRIGVVACKLTSFLYATNFSCGMLLLTCVSVDRYRALVHNAGGRAASGPRARRHWILVCAVVWATAVCLGLPDMLFSTVKPSSHRLACTAVYPLSMARPTKAALELLEVLLSFLLPFLVMGVSYCRVGLVLVRVGANVCRERRRRALRVLLAVVAVFLLTQLPYNLVKLWRTLDVIYGLVTDCDLSKGLDRALQVTESLALTHCCFNPMLYAFIGSSFRGHVLRVAKRLGQRLGGRWCGGRHGNEERALEISLNTHDPARQTHSHSVSEDEDTSTFTI; this is translated from the coding sequence atggaggaCGAGGACTACGACTACGACAACTCCAGCTCCAACGACAGTGACTACTACGACGACTACCACTCGGTGTGCGACAAAGCGGAGGTGCGTTCTTTCGGCCGTCTCTTCCTGCCCGTAGTCTACGCCTTGGCTCTGGTGGTGGGCGTGGCAGGCAACGCTCTGGTCGTGGTGGTGTATACGTCGCCACGGCGACTGCGGACGCTGACAGACGTGTGTATCCTGAATCTTGCCGTGGCCGATTTACTCCTTCTCCTCACGCTGCCCTTCTGGGCGGCCGACGCCGTGCACGGCTGGCGGATCGGCGTGGTCGCCTGCAAGCTCACCTCCTTCCTCTATGCCACCAACTTCAGCTGTGGCATGCTGCTGCTAACCTGCGTTAGCGTGGACCGCTACCGTGCACTGGTCCACAACGCTGGAGGCCGGGCCGCGAGTGGCCCGCGGGCCAGGAGACATTGGATATTAGTGTGTGCCGTGGTGTGGGCCACGGCGGTTTGCCTGGGCCTGCCTGACATGCTGTTCTCCACGGTGAAGCCCTCGTCTCATCGTCTAGCTTGCACGGCCGTCTACCCCCTCAGCATGGCTCGGCCGACCAAGGCTGCCCTGGAGCTGTTGGAGGTGCTGCTGAGCTTCCTGCTGCCGTTCCTGGTCATGGGGGTGTCTTACTGCCGGGTGGGCCTGGTGCTGGTTAGGGTCGGAGCCAATGTGTGCAGGGAGAGGAGGCGGCGGGCCCTGCGGGTGCTGCTGGCTGTGGTGGCGGTGTTCCTGCTCACCCAGCTGCCCTACAACCTGGTGAAGCTGTGGCGGACGCTAGACGTCATCTACGGCCTGGTGACCGACTGTGACCTCAGTAAGGGTCTGGACCGGGCTCTACAGGTGACGGAGAGCCTGGCGCTCACACACTGCTGCTTCAACCCAATGCTCTACGCCTTCATAGGCTCCTCTTTCAGAGGACATGTCCTCAGGGTCGCCAAGCGCCTCGGACAGCGCCTCGGGGGGAGGTGGTGCGGTGGTCGCCATGGCAATGAGGAGCGGGCGTTGGAGATCTCGCTAAATACACATGACCCCGCcaggcaaacacactcacactctgtCTCGGAGGACGAGGACACCAGCACCTTCACCATTTAA